The nucleotide window GGAAACCGGTGGCGCGATGATCTCGTTGGTGCCTTACGCCGTCGAACCACGTCCCGCGTCGGCCACTCTGCCGCTGCCGGGTGTCAATCCCGTACTGCTGGATGAGAAGGGAACGCCGCTCGACGGCGCTGTCGAAGGCATTCTGTGCATTGACGGCTCATGGCCGGGGCGCGCCCTGACCATCTGGAACGACGACGCCCTGTTCCAGACGACCTATCTCAAACCCTATCCCGGCCACTATTTCACGGGTGACGGCGCGCGCCGCGACGCGGATGGCTATTACTGGATCACGGGGCGCGTGGATGACGTGATCAACGTGTCCGGTCACCGCATCGGCTCAGCGGAAATCGAGGACGCCATATCGGAAGTTCACGATATTTCCGAGAGTTCCGCCGTGGGTATTCCTCATGACATCAAGGGGCAGGGTCTTGTGGTCTATATCGTGCCGCATGAGGGGCTGAACGAAGAGCAGATGGCTGGCCTGAAGGATCAGGTCGTCAGGATCATCGCCAGCAAGGTGGGGCGTTATGCCGTGCCTGAGGCAGTCTATGTCGTGCCGGATCTGCCGAAGACACGGTCAGGCAAGAATGTCCGCAGGCTCATGCGCAAGATCGCCTGTGGGGACACGGAGGGATTTGGCGATCTGTCCACGCTGGCCAACCCGGGAATTGTCAACGATCTGATCAGGATCGTCGGCAAAGCGTGATTTGATGAAGGGCAGGCTTATGTCCTTCATTTCTGACGCCAGCGGTTCTGAGGATTGATGCCTATGCGGGCGCTGCCTCGCGCCCGCGAGGGATAACGGGGCTCCTTGACCCCAGCCGTTTGATATAAATGGCTTCCAGAGGCACGCCTTTGGACGGGATTCGGGGTGGAGTGCCAAACTGTCTCCCCGGACAATGGGCGCTCCATAAGACCGCTGGCATGAGATGTTCACAGCAAACGTGATCAGATGAGCCGTGTCCTTTTATGGGGCACGGCGTAAAACCCCTCAAACTGTCGCTTATTTGGCAGCCGCTTCCTCAGCGACCTTCCTGCGGAAAACATCCACCGAGATGGCGGCGGCTTCCAGAATATGCTCCCGGGTCAGACGGGCGCACAGTTCCGGATCGCGGGCGCGGCAGGCCTCCAGTATGGCTTTGTGTTCACGATCGGTAATGGCCTTGCGTCCCTCGATCACCAGATGCCCGCGGATGTAACGATCCAGCTTGAAGTGCAGATCCTCGATCATTTCCAGCAGGCGAGGCTGTTTGGCGGCGGCATAGATGGCGTTGTGGAACGCCCTGTTCAGACTGCCCGAATGGGCCACCCCATCCTGCACAAACGCTTCGTAGGCGTCCTCGACATGGGCGAGATCGACCCGCGTCATGTTCCGCACGCCCTCTATGGCGGCCTGTTCTTCCAGCAGGGCGCGGATGCGGGAATATTCGAGAATGTCCCCCTCATCGAGACCAATGACCACCGCGCCGCGATTGGGCAGGCAGGTGACGAACCCTTCTGCCTCCAGCCGCTTCAGGGCTTCCCGGACAGGGATGATGCTGACGCCAAAGCCATTGGCGAGTTCGGACTGGGGAAGAGCCTGTCCAGTCTGGATGATATCCGCGAGGATGGCGTTTCGCAGGGCGATGCAGATCGTTTCCGCTGCGGTGCCATGCGCGATGGTTTCCACACTGGCAAAAAGTCGGGTCGGCAGCATTTCGGCGGCATTCCGGTCAGAGGAAGGTCTGTGAAGAAGAGTGTATCATACCACAATCGTAATGTTTGGTCAGGCCTCAATCCGGATGGGAGGATCGATCGCAGGAGAGGGGCCGTCAGAGCGGGTATCGGTCATATAATATAATATATTGCAGTAATTATATTTCTATGACATGGGAGAAATTATCATTGTGATACCGCAACCAGATAGGTCAGCATCGCATCAGGGCTGACACTCTGGCCGGCCTTTTGGAATGTCGGTCCCATGCCAGCAACGCGCTCTCCCGATTCAGTCTCCGCCTCTGACTTTTCCTCCCTGCCGCCGTTGAGAAAGGCCATCATCAACGCCTTTCGGCAGCCTGAGAGCGCGTGTATCGAGGCTCTGACACCCGCTGCGACCCTCTCGGACGAGCAGAACGCCGCCGCGACCGGCATCGCGTCCCGTCTGACGGAGACCCTGCGCGCCCGCCGGAATCCGGGACTCGTTGAAACGCTGGTGCAGGAATTCTCCCTGTCCACGGTGGAAGGCGTGGCGCTGATGTGTCTCGCCGAGGCGCTGCTGCGGATTCCGGATACGGCGACACGCGATGCGCTGATTCAGGACAAGATCGGGGAGAGTGACTGGCTCTCGCATGTCGCGCGTGGCAAGCCGATGTTCGCCAATGCAGCGGCATGGGGGCTGGCGCTGACCGGACGGCTGATGGGCGAGCATGACGAGAAGCGCCTGTCCGGTGCGCTCATGAGCTTTGTCGAACGCAGCTCCATGCCGGTGGTCCGCAGGGCCGTCGATGCGGCCATGCGTCTGATGGGCGAGCAGTTTGTGCTCGGACAGACCATCGAACAGGCCCGCAGGAACAGCCGGAAGCTGGAAGAGCTGGGTTTCAGCTATTCCTACGACATGCTGGGAGAAGCGGCTTTTACCGCCGCCGATGCCGAACGTTACCGGCAGGATTACATCAAGGCGATCGACGTGATCGGGAGCAGCGCCAGTGGCGCGAATGTTTACGAACGGCCCGGTATCTCCATCAAGCTGTCGGCGCTGCATCCCCGCTATTCCCGCGCCCAGCGCGATCGGGTGATGAACGAGCTGTTGCCGATCGTACAGGATCTCGTGCTGCGGGCGCGGCGCTATGACATCGGGATCAATATCGACGCCGAGGAAACGGAGCGTCTCGACCTCTCGCTCGATATTCTGGAAGCGCTGTGCGCCACGCCGGGGCTGGAAGGCTGGAACGGCATCGGCTTTGTGGTGCAGGCATATGGAAAGCGTGCGCCCTTCGCGCTGGATTTCATCATTGACCTTGCGCGCCGGACGAAGCATCGCATCATGGTGCGTCTGGTCAAAGGCGCTTACTGGGACAGCGAGATCAAGAAGGCGCAGGTTGAGGGGCTGAGTGACTTTCCGGTCTATACCCGCAAGTGCCACACCGACATCAGTTACATTGCCTGCGCCCGCAAGCTGCTCGACGCACGGGATGCGATCTTTCCCCAGTTCGCCTCGCACAACGCCCGTACGATGGCGACCATCTACACGCTGGCAGGCCCGGACTTCCATGTCGGGTCCTACGAGTTTCAATGCCTGCACGGTATGGGCGAGCCGCTCTACCGTCAGGTGGTCGGCGCGGACAGGCTGAATCGTCCGGCCCGTATCTATGCGCC belongs to Acetobacter sp. and includes:
- a CDS encoding GntR family transcriptional regulator, yielding MLPTRLFASVETIAHGTAAETICIALRNAILADIIQTGQALPQSELANGFGVSIIPVREALKRLEAEGFVTCLPNRGAVVIGLDEGDILEYSRIRALLEEQAAIEGVRNMTRVDLAHVEDAYEAFVQDGVAHSGSLNRAFHNAIYAAAKQPRLLEMIEDLHFKLDRYIRGHLVIEGRKAITDREHKAILEACRARDPELCARLTREHILEAAAISVDVFRRKVAEEAAAK